The following coding sequences lie in one Candidatus Planktophila sulfonica genomic window:
- a CDS encoding O-antigen ligase family protein: protein MLKSQYESTMAKLLFTGVPFTSMFLITGSVTDPVNVTKFFALGGVGFSALSLFLIRGFKSGFSVSRPVVILAGLFVSLSFISILTSDSPLPQNLYGVFGRNTGFLTYLFLSGLLLGALTLQKTESFKKLYLGLFFTGVINVLYCGWAAFFGDFIGWDNPYGNILGLFGNPNFIGAFLGIWISATIGYLLGAGLPLWQRISVVALLILSLYAVYETHAVQGVVVTAAGTATVGFFFIRSKTKGWLPVSLYSGAVLSFGFVALAGALQKGPLAEIVYKTSVSLRGAYWNAGLQSALSHPFTGVGMDGYGDWYRRSRSVNAATVLPGPSTVTNSAHNVVLDIFSYGGFPLVMSYLGLLLLGALAILRGIKRTRNYDPIFVGLSVAWIGYQLQSLISINQIGLAVWGWVLTGALVAYEASQRRASSSTNSEEGFKQSGRAVKTKQGEVISSPLIAGLGLVVGLILAAPPISADMAWFKATNSGNLVEVEKVLKPSYLHPPSSERLVNVVAILENSKLFDKAREYALKATEYNPENFDSWNALYSVKNSTPVEKELALKNMKRLDPNNPEINKR from the coding sequence ATGTTGAAGAGCCAATACGAAAGCACGATGGCAAAACTCCTTTTTACTGGAGTGCCATTCACGTCTATGTTCTTGATAACTGGCTCTGTCACAGATCCTGTGAATGTAACGAAATTCTTTGCTCTGGGCGGTGTTGGATTTTCCGCTCTTTCCTTATTCCTAATTCGCGGATTTAAGAGTGGGTTTTCGGTAAGTCGCCCAGTTGTGATTCTGGCTGGTTTGTTCGTTTCATTATCTTTCATATCAATTCTTACGAGTGATTCACCACTTCCCCAAAATTTATACGGAGTATTTGGAAGAAACACCGGTTTTCTTACTTACCTTTTCCTTTCAGGCTTACTTCTCGGCGCGCTAACCTTGCAAAAAACAGAAAGTTTCAAAAAGTTGTATTTAGGGCTCTTCTTTACCGGCGTGATTAATGTTTTGTACTGTGGATGGGCCGCTTTCTTTGGTGATTTTATTGGTTGGGATAACCCATATGGAAACATTCTTGGCCTATTCGGTAACCCAAACTTTATTGGGGCATTCTTAGGGATTTGGATTTCAGCAACTATTGGATACTTGCTGGGAGCGGGTTTGCCGTTGTGGCAGCGAATTTCCGTAGTGGCGCTTTTGATATTGAGTCTTTATGCGGTCTACGAAACTCATGCAGTTCAAGGGGTCGTAGTTACCGCAGCCGGTACGGCAACCGTCGGATTCTTTTTCATCAGAAGCAAGACAAAAGGATGGCTGCCAGTCAGTCTTTACTCTGGCGCGGTCCTCAGCTTTGGATTTGTCGCACTTGCTGGCGCACTTCAAAAAGGGCCACTCGCGGAGATTGTTTACAAGACTTCGGTTTCTCTTCGTGGAGCGTATTGGAATGCAGGATTGCAATCAGCACTCAGCCACCCCTTTACTGGTGTTGGTATGGACGGATACGGCGATTGGTACCGTAGATCTCGCTCAGTGAATGCTGCGACTGTTTTGCCAGGTCCAAGTACGGTCACAAACTCGGCACACAATGTTGTTTTAGATATTTTTTCATACGGCGGATTCCCGCTAGTAATGAGCTACTTGGGGTTGCTTCTCCTCGGTGCGCTAGCGATTCTTCGTGGAATAAAGCGCACTCGAAATTATGATCCAATTTTCGTTGGATTGTCCGTTGCATGGATTGGTTATCAACTCCAATCTCTGATCAGCATCAATCAAATCGGCTTAGCAGTGTGGGGCTGGGTACTAACAGGCGCCCTCGTTGCTTACGAAGCAAGTCAAAGACGCGCTTCTTCTTCAACAAATAGTGAAGAAGGCTTTAAGCAGAGCGGACGAGCAGTTAAGACCAAGCAGGGTGAGGTAATTTCGAGCCCACTTATTGCAGGCCTAGGTTTGGTAGTTGGCTTAATTCTTGCTGCTCCGCCAATCAGCGCTGATATGGCATGGTTTAAAGCAACTAATTCAGGGAATTTGGTAGAAGTTGAAAAGGTGTTAAAGCCGTCTTATCTTCATCCTCCAAGTTCCGAGAGGCTCGTCAACGTTGTGGCCATTCTAGAAAACAGCAAATTATTTGATAAAGCCCGTGAATATGCTCTTAAAGCTACTGAATACAACCCTGAGAATTTTGACTCATGGAATGCGCTGTACTCAGTAAAGAATTCAACCCCTGTTGAAAAAGAGCTTGCACTCAAGAATATGAAGCGCTTGGATCCCAATAACCCTGAAATAAACAAAAGATAA
- a CDS encoding nucleotide sugar dehydrogenase, protein MKVAVIGQGYVGLTISAFAGKYFEVIGFDNNQRIVDQLNLGISHIEGVDSDLLSKWIKAGRYRATTKGSDIEDAAIVVIAVPTPLTKDRQPDLAFIDAACKSIGENVKKPVLVINESTSFPGTLRNYIKPAIQKYSKSPVEHLYAISPERVDPGRGDYNQKNTPRLYAGLTPEASEKTRSFYSKFCDELVEVSSPEVAEAAKLFENTFRQVNIALVNEFAQIAHSLGISVYETLEAANTKPYGFMKFTPSAGVGGHCIPVDPTYLAAVAEKHGAPATFIRRANEVNLEMSKYVVDRVQADNGGSLQGKSVLVVGVAYKPNVADVRETAAELVIEHLRERGAVVSWHDDVVGSWNGEKSSPLSGADIAVVITKHEEVQVRDILASAPYVFDTTGKVVGAHGL, encoded by the coding sequence ATGAAAGTTGCAGTAATTGGGCAGGGCTATGTGGGTCTCACGATTTCCGCATTTGCCGGTAAATATTTCGAAGTCATCGGCTTCGACAATAATCAGAGAATCGTCGACCAACTCAATTTGGGAATTTCGCACATTGAGGGAGTAGACAGCGATTTATTAAGTAAATGGATTAAGGCTGGCCGATATCGCGCGACCACCAAGGGCTCTGACATTGAAGATGCAGCGATAGTAGTGATTGCAGTTCCAACACCGCTGACTAAAGACCGTCAACCCGATTTAGCTTTTATCGATGCTGCATGTAAGTCAATTGGCGAAAATGTCAAAAAACCAGTCCTTGTAATTAATGAATCCACGTCATTCCCTGGCACACTTCGCAATTACATTAAGCCTGCAATTCAGAAGTATTCCAAGAGTCCAGTTGAGCATTTATATGCCATTTCTCCAGAGCGAGTAGACCCAGGTCGTGGCGATTACAATCAAAAGAACACTCCACGTCTTTATGCAGGATTAACGCCTGAAGCATCCGAGAAGACCCGAAGCTTCTATTCAAAGTTCTGTGATGAGTTAGTTGAAGTCTCTTCACCAGAGGTAGCAGAAGCTGCAAAGCTCTTTGAAAATACATTCCGCCAGGTAAACATTGCACTAGTTAATGAATTTGCCCAAATTGCGCACTCTTTAGGGATAAGTGTCTATGAGACTTTGGAAGCAGCAAACACGAAGCCATACGGCTTTATGAAGTTCACCCCAAGTGCTGGTGTTGGTGGGCACTGTATTCCCGTGGATCCAACTTACTTAGCAGCAGTAGCTGAGAAGCACGGCGCACCGGCAACATTTATTCGTCGAGCTAATGAAGTCAACCTTGAAATGTCTAAGTATGTAGTAGACCGCGTTCAGGCCGATAACGGTGGATCTCTCCAAGGCAAGAGTGTTCTTGTTGTTGGTGTTGCCTATAAGCCAAACGTCGCTGATGTCCGAGAAACAGCCGCAGAACTTGTCATTGAGCACTTGCGTGAACGGGGTGCCGTAGTTTCTTGGCATGATGATGTTGTCGGAAGTTGGAATGGCGAGAAATCATCGCCGTTATCGGGGGCTGATATTGCTGTGGTGATTACGAAGCATGAGGAAGTTCAAGTCAGAGATATTTTGGCAAGTGCACCGTACGTCTTCGATACGACTGGAAAAGTTGTAGGAGCGCATGGCCTCTAG
- a CDS encoding NAD-dependent epimerase/dehydratase family protein: MRAFITGGAGFIGSHLADALIARGDSVTILDNLSTGSKKNIAHLEGKIIVHEGDIRDKELVDKLVAESDLVFHMAAALGVKNIMEHTIESIDRNFSGSEVVLNAATKHNKRLLIASTSEIYGKNPNQPLHEESDRVVGAPQKIRWTYSDAKALEEAVAHTLHKTHGLRVTTVRFFNTVGPRQTGQYGMVVPRFIQAALKNEDIVIYDDGSQSRVFCHVEDAVRAVLTLVDTEATIGDYFNVGGTGETTIKQLAEKIINLTESKSEIKYVPYADAYPEGFEDMQRRVPDISKIRNAIGWAPVHNLESIIKCSISRDF; this comes from the coding sequence ATGCGCGCTTTCATCACCGGTGGTGCCGGTTTCATCGGTTCACACCTTGCAGATGCCCTCATCGCCCGTGGCGATAGTGTCACAATCCTCGACAACCTATCGACTGGCTCAAAGAAGAACATCGCTCACCTGGAAGGCAAGATCATCGTTCACGAGGGCGACATCCGCGATAAAGAACTCGTCGACAAACTAGTCGCTGAATCAGACCTTGTCTTTCACATGGCCGCAGCCCTAGGCGTTAAGAACATCATGGAACACACCATTGAATCCATTGACCGCAACTTCTCTGGTTCTGAAGTAGTTCTCAACGCAGCCACAAAACATAACAAGCGCCTTCTCATCGCATCTACCTCAGAGATCTACGGCAAGAATCCCAACCAACCACTTCACGAGGAATCAGATCGTGTCGTTGGCGCGCCGCAGAAGATTCGCTGGACATACTCTGACGCAAAAGCGCTTGAGGAAGCTGTGGCACATACACTTCACAAGACCCATGGCCTCAGAGTCACCACAGTTCGCTTCTTTAATACCGTCGGCCCACGGCAAACCGGTCAATACGGCATGGTTGTTCCCCGTTTTATTCAAGCCGCCCTCAAAAATGAAGACATTGTCATCTATGACGACGGTAGTCAGTCTCGCGTCTTCTGCCACGTTGAGGACGCAGTAAGAGCTGTTTTGACCCTAGTCGACACAGAAGCCACCATTGGCGATTACTTCAACGTCGGTGGTACAGGTGAAACGACCATCAAGCAGCTAGCAGAGAAGATAATCAATCTCACCGAATCTAAGTCGGAGATTAAGTACGTTCCCTATGCAGACGCCTACCCTGAAGGCTTTGAGGATATGCAACGCCGCGTGCCTGATATTTCAAAGATTAGGAATGCTATTGGTTGGGCGCCTGTGCATAATCTTGAATCAATAATCAAGTGTTCAATCTCTAGGGATTTCTAA
- a CDS encoding ferric reductase-like transmembrane domain-containing protein, whose protein sequence is MKSTGATYKKYSSAGVDWASWFLGIGLGLTLALQVTTMRKSGISSVYAVVASVSRLAALTGTFFAVVGIFLIARIPWVERGVGHDRLVTWHRKLGPWSLYLIGAHVLFIVVSSAGQDGVMLAVEMWRMVNSMAWMWPALAGFILMVMAGVTSYKKARAKMSYETWWIIHIYTYIAIAVSFMHQVLNGQMFVGHPLNRLYWTSLYVLMAVCVIYYRFGIPLWRSLQLNLVVDKVVVEGPGVISVIMKGRNLHKLAAEGGQFFGWRFLTRGHFLMSHPYSLSAAPTENFLRVTVKDLGDHSRSLAFLKRGTRVFVEGPYGAFTAGRATRPHVVMVGGGVGITPIRALMDEFKNGVQLEVIYRVSRKEDLVLKEELDYLQANSGGTIRVHYLVGSRKNHPMDAKALEELVPRIADSDIYICGPGPLVETVKKAAEDLGVPKNRFHDEAFAFHSE, encoded by the coding sequence ATGAAAAGCACTGGGGCCACGTATAAGAAGTACTCATCGGCTGGGGTTGATTGGGCTTCGTGGTTCTTAGGGATTGGGTTGGGGCTGACGTTGGCTCTGCAGGTGACGACGATGAGAAAGAGCGGTATCTCATCGGTCTATGCGGTGGTGGCATCTGTATCGCGTTTGGCGGCCCTTACAGGGACTTTCTTTGCGGTGGTGGGCATCTTCCTGATTGCGCGTATTCCGTGGGTTGAACGCGGGGTTGGGCACGATCGATTGGTGACCTGGCATCGAAAGCTGGGGCCGTGGAGTTTGTATCTCATTGGGGCGCATGTGCTCTTTATCGTGGTGTCATCGGCTGGGCAGGATGGCGTGATGCTGGCTGTTGAGATGTGGCGGATGGTTAATTCGATGGCGTGGATGTGGCCAGCACTGGCTGGATTTATTTTAATGGTGATGGCGGGAGTGACTTCATATAAGAAGGCGCGAGCAAAGATGAGTTATGAGACATGGTGGATTATCCATATCTATACCTACATCGCTATCGCAGTTTCATTTATGCACCAAGTGCTTAATGGTCAGATGTTTGTAGGGCATCCACTTAATCGTTTGTACTGGACTTCACTTTATGTGTTGATGGCTGTCTGTGTTATCTACTACCGATTTGGTATTCCTTTGTGGCGCTCGCTGCAACTTAATTTAGTTGTGGACAAAGTTGTTGTTGAGGGACCAGGGGTTATCTCGGTAATTATGAAGGGTCGCAACCTGCATAAGTTGGCGGCTGAAGGCGGACAGTTCTTTGGGTGGCGCTTCTTAACTCGCGGTCACTTCTTGATGTCACATCCTTATTCTCTGTCGGCTGCGCCGACTGAGAATTTCTTGCGTGTGACTGTAAAGGATTTAGGTGATCACTCTCGCTCACTTGCATTCTTGAAGCGTGGAACACGAGTATTTGTAGAAGGGCCTTATGGTGCCTTTACTGCAGGGCGTGCAACCAGACCGCATGTGGTGATGGTTGGTGGCGGTGTTGGCATTACGCCCATTCGTGCGCTGATGGATGAGTTTAAGAATGGCGTGCAATTAGAAGTTATCTATCGAGTATCGCGCAAAGAAGATTTGGTGCTAAAGGAAGAACTTGATTACCTACAGGCTAATTCGGGGGGCACGATTCGGGTTCATTACTTGGTGGGCTCTCGTAAGAATCATCCGATGGATGCGAAGGCGCTTGAAGAACTGGTTCCACGTATTGCTGACTCAGATATCTACATCTGTGGCCCTGGGCCGCTTGTAGAGACCGTAAAAAAGGCTGCTGAGGACCTCGGAGTGCCTAAGAACCGCTTCCATGATGAAGCTTTTGCTTTTCACTCCGAGTAA
- a CDS encoding FAD:protein FMN transferase, with translation MSVKRLVETWGTVVVIEATSSGLDDVAVSAAVDAVEEFFYQVDRDFSTYKSDSQVSLIRRSELSIDDASEYVQQVWALCEISRELTLGAFDPWKAEGGFDPSGLVKGWAAEVGAQMLVEAGVEKVLINASGDIVLRGGKPEGGPWNIGIASPDDVEKFVKFFDVVDGSVATSGDYEKGAHIVDPHTGLIAIGARSASVIGPDGAICDALATALMVDGVDAQKWIGRPELSDYSFWTINRHDGTAWSYGPNKGY, from the coding sequence GTGAGCGTAAAACGACTCGTTGAAACCTGGGGAACGGTTGTTGTTATTGAGGCAACCTCGTCAGGGTTAGATGATGTTGCTGTAAGTGCTGCAGTTGATGCAGTCGAAGAATTCTTTTATCAAGTAGATCGAGATTTTTCGACATATAAATCAGATTCGCAGGTTTCGCTAATTCGCCGAAGTGAGTTATCGATTGACGATGCAAGTGAATATGTGCAGCAAGTCTGGGCGCTATGCGAAATTTCTCGAGAGTTAACTCTGGGTGCCTTTGATCCCTGGAAAGCCGAAGGCGGTTTTGATCCGTCGGGGCTTGTTAAAGGGTGGGCAGCTGAAGTCGGCGCGCAGATGCTGGTTGAGGCAGGGGTTGAAAAGGTATTGATTAATGCCTCTGGGGACATAGTTCTGCGGGGTGGGAAGCCTGAAGGTGGGCCGTGGAATATAGGTATTGCTAGCCCTGATGATGTTGAGAAATTTGTGAAGTTCTTTGATGTTGTTGATGGATCAGTTGCTACTAGTGGAGATTATGAAAAGGGTGCACACATCGTTGATCCGCATACGGGGTTGATTGCTATTGGTGCGCGCTCAGCAAGCGTTATTGGCCCTGATGGGGCAATCTGTGATGCGCTGGCAACAGCGTTGATGGTTGATGGAGTGGACGCGCAGAAGTGGATTGGCCGACCAGAGTTAAGCGATTACTCTTTTTGGACAATCAATCGCCACGATGGAACAGCGTGGTCGTACGGACCTAATAAAGGATATTAA
- a CDS encoding aldo/keto reductase, producing MLTIPETDLVVHPLCLGGNVFGWTADEKQSHDVLNAYASHGGNFIDTADVYSEWKPGNKGGESETIIGTWLKSQDRSKFVIATKVAKLSTRPGLRPENIIAACNDSLRRLQTDYIDIYYSHHDDAEVPMAETLGAYAQLISEGKVRHIAASQHTGARLQEALNISKEQGLPQYIALQDHYNLMERNPFESEQQDVLATNNLSALPFYSLARGFLSGKYRPGVTVDSVRADGVKEYQTDKGWAVVAALDEIAKAHNSSVSAIALAWLRSNPQVSTPIASARTVEQLIEIIEVVHLSEYEIMKLNSASA from the coding sequence ATGCTGACAATTCCAGAAACTGACCTCGTTGTTCACCCACTCTGCCTCGGCGGAAACGTATTTGGCTGGACCGCAGACGAAAAGCAGTCTCACGATGTCTTAAACGCCTATGCATCCCACGGTGGCAATTTCATCGATACCGCTGATGTCTATAGCGAATGGAAACCCGGCAACAAGGGCGGCGAATCCGAGACCATCATCGGCACCTGGCTTAAGTCACAAGATCGCAGCAAATTCGTCATTGCCACAAAGGTCGCCAAGCTTTCCACCCGCCCAGGCCTTCGCCCCGAGAACATCATCGCCGCCTGCAATGACTCACTTCGCCGCCTACAAACCGATTACATCGATATCTACTATTCACATCACGACGATGCCGAAGTGCCTATGGCAGAAACCTTGGGCGCATACGCACAGCTAATTAGCGAAGGAAAAGTTCGCCACATCGCAGCATCTCAACACACAGGTGCACGTCTTCAAGAAGCTCTCAATATTTCTAAAGAGCAAGGCTTGCCTCAATACATCGCTCTTCAAGATCATTACAACCTCATGGAGCGCAATCCATTTGAATCAGAGCAACAAGACGTTCTAGCAACCAACAACCTCAGCGCTCTTCCTTTCTACTCACTCGCCCGCGGATTCCTTTCAGGTAAGTACCGCCCCGGCGTAACCGTGGATTCAGTCCGCGCAGATGGCGTCAAGGAATATCAAACCGATAAAGGTTGGGCAGTAGTTGCGGCCCTTGATGAAATTGCCAAAGCACACAACTCATCAGTTTCAGCAATTGCACTTGCTTGGCTTCGTTCTAACCCACAAGTCAGCACGCCAATCGCATCTGCTCGCACAGTCGAGCAACTGATTGAAATCATCGAGGTTGTTCACCTTTCTGAGTATGAAATAATGAAGCTCAACTCAGCAAGCGCTTAA
- a CDS encoding heme-degrading domain-containing protein produces the protein MVATTGGFTSEGLALEAKALQLSSLTQAEALEIGAIAQAIGLERKLPIAVEVRMKDWIVFHASLPGSSPENDWWIGRKARVVNLTGRSTIHERVIAEEQGIDWHAEKGLEEELYAIHGGGLALNVVGLGLTGILIVSGLPQVEDHLLGVEVITEYLARKGEQQ, from the coding sequence GTGGTGGCGACGACTGGTGGGTTTACAAGTGAAGGTTTGGCTCTCGAGGCCAAGGCTTTGCAGTTGTCATCGTTGACGCAGGCGGAGGCACTTGAAATCGGTGCGATTGCACAGGCGATTGGTTTAGAGCGAAAGCTCCCGATTGCTGTTGAAGTACGAATGAAAGATTGGATCGTCTTTCACGCATCACTGCCGGGATCGTCACCAGAAAATGATTGGTGGATTGGTCGCAAGGCGCGCGTTGTGAATTTAACGGGGCGTTCAACAATTCATGAGCGAGTGATTGCTGAAGAACAAGGAATTGATTGGCATGCAGAAAAAGGTTTAGAGGAAGAGTTGTATGCAATTCATGGTGGTGGACTTGCACTCAACGTTGTTGGTTTAGGGTTGACCGGTATTTTAATTGTTAGCGGGTTGCCACAAGTGGAAGATCACTTGTTGGGTGTTGAAGTAATTACCGAATATTTGGCACGTAAAGGAGAACAGCAGTGA
- a CDS encoding carbohydrate kinase family protein: MSIWVCGEVLIDLIPGADGVRVPHVGGGPANTAKALARLGHDVQFIDGISSDQYGEMSRKELLDDEVKLDLALKSDKPTCLAIVSLAENGGASYEFEIDGTATFDFSLDWLPDSSRYKPNVLHIGTLVTVIQPGADVLYDWAIRVAEFAPIVFDPNIRPAVMGDREKYQMAVEKWAAISSVIKVSDDDMAWLYPDQKYQDVAQRWISDGAALVVITRGADGLLGITADGSVEVPGVKIEVADTVGAGDTVGAIIVEAMIEKGILNLNDEILKATLHRAAVAAGITCSRKGAQPPHKHELKGI; encoded by the coding sequence GTGAGCATCTGGGTCTGTGGTGAGGTGCTTATTGATTTAATTCCTGGCGCTGATGGTGTGCGCGTTCCACATGTGGGTGGAGGGCCAGCAAATACCGCAAAGGCGCTTGCGCGCTTGGGCCATGATGTGCAATTTATTGATGGCATTTCTAGTGATCAGTACGGTGAGATGTCTCGTAAAGAGTTGCTTGATGACGAAGTGAAGTTAGATCTAGCTTTGAAGAGTGATAAGCCAACATGTTTAGCGATTGTGTCACTTGCTGAAAATGGTGGGGCATCGTATGAATTTGAAATTGATGGAACAGCGACCTTTGATTTCTCACTTGACTGGTTGCCAGACTCATCACGTTATAAGCCAAATGTGCTTCATATAGGCACATTGGTCACTGTTATTCAGCCAGGTGCTGATGTTCTCTATGACTGGGCTATTCGGGTGGCTGAGTTTGCACCCATTGTCTTTGATCCCAACATTCGCCCTGCTGTAATGGGAGACCGCGAGAAGTATCAGATGGCAGTTGAAAAGTGGGCTGCTATCTCATCTGTCATCAAGGTCAGCGATGACGATATGGCTTGGTTATATCCAGATCAGAAGTACCAAGACGTTGCACAGCGCTGGATTAGCGATGGTGCTGCTCTTGTGGTGATTACTCGTGGTGCTGACGGCCTTCTTGGAATTACTGCTGATGGTTCTGTTGAAGTGCCGGGTGTGAAGATTGAAGTCGCAGATACCGTTGGTGCAGGAGACACGGTGGGTGCAATCATTGTTGAAGCGATGATTGAAAAGGGAATCCTTAATCTCAACGATGAAATTTTGAAGGCAACTCTGCACCGCGCAGCAGTGGCTGCAGGGATTACATGTTCACGTAAGGGTGCACAGCCTCCTCACAAACATGAGTTGAAGGGTATTTAA
- a CDS encoding galactose mutarotase, translated as MQFIDDAEFQVAIDLDGGGKITSIKWREMEFTVPFRGNILSNGWYPMAPWAGRIRDGLITSGAGVEHQLPTNIDPPNAIHGFGITSSWQEIGPGRSLLHLPKPYMGATVEQTIEVLDDAIRWSLEYDDNGCDIPVWLGMHPWFARDLERGGAAEIEFSAAKMLKRGSDGLPTGELISPTPEPWDDAFTEVRGTPSVIWEDVARIDIESDAPWWVVYNEDPDGVCIEPQTAPPDAANLGISGENYIEALFVFSQG; from the coding sequence ATGCAATTTATTGATGATGCTGAATTCCAGGTCGCTATAGATCTCGATGGCGGAGGAAAGATCACATCGATTAAATGGCGTGAGATGGAATTTACTGTTCCGTTTCGCGGAAACATTCTTTCCAATGGTTGGTATCCAATGGCTCCGTGGGCGGGGCGTATTCGCGATGGCTTGATTACATCTGGTGCTGGTGTTGAACATCAGCTTCCTACAAATATCGATCCACCGAATGCGATTCATGGTTTCGGAATTACGTCATCATGGCAAGAGATTGGTCCGGGGCGTTCTTTATTGCATCTGCCAAAGCCATATATGGGTGCAACTGTTGAACAGACGATTGAAGTTCTCGATGATGCAATTCGTTGGTCACTTGAATACGACGATAACGGTTGCGATATTCCTGTCTGGCTCGGAATGCATCCATGGTTTGCGCGTGATCTCGAACGAGGTGGAGCTGCTGAAATCGAATTTAGCGCTGCCAAGATGTTAAAGAGGGGTTCTGATGGCCTGCCTACAGGTGAACTCATTTCACCAACGCCAGAGCCTTGGGATGATGCCTTTACTGAAGTTCGCGGAACTCCATCAGTTATTTGGGAAGATGTAGCGCGTATCGATATCGAATCTGATGCGCCATGGTGGGTTGTTTATAACGAAGATCCAGATGGGGTTTGTATCGAGCCTCAGACCGCGCCACCGGACGCGGCTAATTTGGGTATTAGTGGTGAGAACTACATCGAAGCCCTATTCGTTTTCTCTCAAGGGTAA
- a CDS encoding transaminase — translation MSTQINRQHLKELRAKEEQRFLDTHKKSAAAFEDSKKVMHEGVPMSWMAKWPGSHPVFVKEAKGARFTDVDGHTYVDFCLGDTGSMTGHSPDATVAAIREQVGKGITAMLPTEDAAIVSGLLKERFGLPLWQFTVSATDANRHVIRYSRMITGRSKIVVIDRCYHGSVDETFATIDDAGFTVKREGNIGAPVDLAETTRVVEFNDLAAMEKALAHGDVAAILMEPAMTNIGIVLPQDGYLVGVQELAKKYGTYLIIDETHTISVGPGGMTKALGLKPDFLTIGKALAAGIPTGTFGMTQEIADAIKKMVELEIIDLGGIGGTLAGNALSLAAMKATLTEVLTEANFERMIALGNLWCDGIDAAIKEFDLDWHCNRLGARGEYIFKGKQPVTGKEAADSGDFELEQYIHLRLLNDGYLITPFHNMALMCPDTTEADVDGHTAAFRTMCAELVNG, via the coding sequence ATGAGCACACAGATAAATCGCCAGCACCTGAAAGAACTTCGCGCAAAGGAAGAACAGCGCTTTCTTGATACCCACAAAAAGTCAGCTGCAGCCTTTGAAGATTCGAAGAAGGTCATGCATGAAGGTGTGCCGATGTCATGGATGGCTAAATGGCCAGGTTCGCACCCAGTCTTTGTGAAAGAGGCGAAGGGTGCGCGCTTTACCGATGTTGATGGCCATACCTATGTTGATTTCTGTTTGGGCGATACCGGTTCGATGACAGGTCACTCACCGGATGCGACTGTTGCTGCAATCCGTGAGCAGGTGGGCAAAGGCATTACTGCGATGTTGCCTACAGAAGACGCTGCGATTGTCTCTGGGCTATTGAAGGAACGATTTGGTCTTCCGCTGTGGCAATTTACAGTGTCAGCCACAGATGCCAACCGCCACGTTATCCGTTACTCACGCATGATTACAGGGCGCAGCAAGATTGTTGTGATTGATCGGTGTTATCACGGCTCTGTCGATGAAACCTTCGCAACTATTGATGATGCAGGATTTACAGTTAAGCGCGAAGGAAATATCGGCGCGCCGGTTGATCTCGCTGAGACAACTCGCGTTGTTGAATTTAATGATTTAGCTGCCATGGAGAAGGCGCTTGCACACGGTGATGTTGCGGCAATCTTGATGGAACCTGCAATGACCAACATTGGAATTGTTCTTCCACAAGATGGTTATTTGGTGGGTGTGCAGGAACTTGCGAAGAAGTACGGCACATATTTGATTATCGATGAGACTCACACAATCTCTGTGGGTCCTGGTGGAATGACAAAGGCACTTGGTTTGAAGCCTGATTTCCTTACTATCGGTAAAGCACTTGCTGCCGGTATTCCAACAGGAACATTTGGAATGACTCAAGAGATTGCGGATGCAATCAAGAAGATGGTTGAACTTGAAATCATCGACCTTGGTGGCATCGGTGGAACTCTTGCTGGAAACGCGTTGTCACTTGCTGCGATGAAGGCGACGTTGACCGAGGTTCTTACTGAAGCAAACTTCGAGCGGATGATTGCACTTGGTAATCTTTGGTGCGATGGCATTGATGCTGCGATTAAGGAATTTGATCTTGATTGGCACTGCAACCGTTTAGGTGCACGTGGTGAGTACATCTTTAAGGGCAAGCAGCCAGTAACAGGTAAAGAAGCAGCTGATTCAGGTGACTTCGAACTCGAGCAGTACATTCACTTACGTCTGCTTAATGATGGCTACTTGATTACGCCATTCCACAACATGGCTCTGATGTGCCCAGATACAACTGAGGCAGATGTTGATGGCCACACTGCAGCATTTAGAACTATGTGCGCAGAGCTTGTAAACGGTTAA